The DNA window CACGTACTGATCGAGGTGCCGTTTCATCTCGACCGGCTTAATCAGTTTGATATTGACTTCCGATGGTTCACTACGCTTTGGGCGCGTTTCTTCCATCACAACCTGATGGCCCTGCTCAATGCAGTGGTTGCAAATGTGCGCGTCGATACCCGACAGTAGCATCATTACCTCGTTTTTGCGCCGACCGCAAAACGAACAATTAATCTGTGACATGAACCAAATCGGAATAGGCACTAAAAAAACGACCCCAGCGAACCGGGGTCGTCAGCTTTCAGCAAATTTATCGACAGTGCGGCATAAAGGCAACAACCAGTTTGCGCAGACCGACAACAAAAATTACGAATCATCGCATTCGAAAACGCGGTCAAAGCGCCTTACTATCAACCAGCAATGGGCATTGCTTTCGGCGCGTAGTACAGATAAACCCGGCCAATATTACGCCTTGCCTATGTGCCTATAGTAAACAAAGCACCACTTAATAACCCTGCAATCGGGAGACATGGCAATTCCCGTATTTATTCTTAGTCTAGTGCTTCCATATGAATTTAGGTTGCCATGACCGCCAAACACTATCTACCCTTACTGATTCTGCCCCTGGTCGTACTGGCCTTCTTTGCCTGGAGACGGTATGGCCCCGTTAACGCGACGGCGGTACCCGGCCGCTGGTCAGCCGAGCAGGCACAGATCTGGTACGATAAAGAGCCCTGGTTAGTGGGGGCCAATTTCATTCCCAGCACGGCCATCAACCAGCTTGAAATGTGGCAGGCCGACACCTTCGATACCATAACCATCGATAAGGAACTGGGCTATGCCGAAGGAATCGGCATGAATGTCATGCGCGTTTTTCTGCACAATCTGCTTTGGGAGCAGGACGCCGAAGGGTTCAAACAGCGCATTGACACATTCCTGCAAATCGCCGACCGGCACCATATCAAGATCATGTTTGTGCTGTTCGACTCGTGCTGGAACGACGACCCCAAACCAGGAAAACAACCAGCCCCCGTCATGGGTAAGCATAATTCGGGCTGGGTACGCGCCCCCGGCACCAAACGTCTCAACGAACTATCGACATGGCCTGGCCTTAAAGCATACACGCAGGGGGTCCTGACCGCCTTTGCCACCGACAAGCGCGTGCTGCTGTGGGATCTTTACAACGAACCGACCAACTCGGGCTATGGCGACGGTGTGTTACCGCTGCTAACCGAGACGTTTCGCTGGGCGCGCGCCGTGCGGCCGAGCCAGCCGATCACCGTATGCCAGTGGGACGATAGTCGACGGGTAACGGCCTTTGCCTTTGCCAACTCCGACGTTATCAGCTTTCACAATTACGAAGACGCCCCCAAACTGGAAAAAGCGATTCAGGGTATGTCGAAGATGGAGCGCCCGCTTATCTGCACCGAGTACATGGCCCGCACAAAAAACAGTCTGTTCAGTACCTGCCTGCCCGTCATGAAAAAATACCGGGTCGGCGCGATCAACTGGGGACTAGTGAAGGGGAAAACGAACACTATCTATTCCTGGACCGAACCCATGCCTAATGGGCAAGAGCCCACCGTATGGTTCCACGACATTTTCCGGCCCGACGGCTCGGCTTTCGATCAGCGCGAAACAACGCTCATCCGCCAGCTAACCGCAACCAACGCAACGGCCAAACCTGTTGCGCAGCGTTAGTCGCTCAGAACGATTCGTACGTGAGTGTCTGATAGCGTCCGTCGCTGCAATCCCAGCGCGATAGGGTACCGTTGGCGGCATAGCTCAGTTTGTAACTAAGCACGTTGGCGGGCGACGTTCCCGACGTAATCGTCTGCCGGGTTATGTTGTGGCGGCTGTAGCGATACTGTGGCAGCAGTTCGGGCGCTGCCAGGCCATAGTATGGGTTGGCTTTGTCGTCGTAGTCGAATACCGTTTGCGAGGTCGATACGAGCCTGCTGCCAGATGATACGGTGATGTTGATGCTTGTCACGTCATCACCCGTGTACGTAAGTTGATAGCGGGTTTCGAGCGGACCAATGGCCGGATTTTCGTCGTAATGAACGTAAACTTCCTGACTCACACGCCCGGCACCGTTGTACTCGTAATGCCGTTCTTCAAATAGCCGCCCCTGTCGATTCTCCGTATTGACGAACAACCGGTACGCAGCGGGTAAACCGGCATCGCCATTGGTGAACGTACCGTAATGCGAACGGACCCGGCTGGTTTCGTTGCCGGCGGCATCGCGGTAGATAATCGTTCCTTCCGTACCGACCAGCCGCTGATTGTTGTCGTAACTGTATTGCACAATGGGTGCCAGTTGTTTCCAGACCCCGTCGGCATCGGGAGCCGAGCGGCTTGTGGTCAGTCGGCCGTCCGGCCTGTAGCCATAGTCTACCGTCGTCGGAATCGGGTGGTTGGTCTGCGTCCTCATAAGCCAATACGAAACGGCGGGCGTGGGGGTTGGGCCAGTCGTCGGCGCAATACTAATTTCCGCTGGCTGACAGGCCGACAGACAAGCGACTGCCAGCGCGATAAGGGTGGTTGATAACGTTGTTCGCATGGTGATGGCATGGCTGGCGGTTTGATTATCAGCCCGCTATGCGCTGAACCTCACCAGTCAGGCACCAAACTAAATAATCCCGGACAATTGGCGTGATAAACCAACTGTCCGGGATTATTTCGAACCGTTTATTAATTAATCGGTGCTTACTTCTCGCGAGTCAGCACTTCATCGATCAGGCCGTATTCTTTGGCTTCGCTGGCGCG is part of the Spirosoma rhododendri genome and encodes:
- a CDS encoding cellulase family glycosylhydrolase; protein product: MTAKHYLPLLILPLVVLAFFAWRRYGPVNATAVPGRWSAEQAQIWYDKEPWLVGANFIPSTAINQLEMWQADTFDTITIDKELGYAEGIGMNVMRVFLHNLLWEQDAEGFKQRIDTFLQIADRHHIKIMFVLFDSCWNDDPKPGKQPAPVMGKHNSGWVRAPGTKRLNELSTWPGLKAYTQGVLTAFATDKRVLLWDLYNEPTNSGYGDGVLPLLTETFRWARAVRPSQPITVCQWDDSRRVTAFAFANSDVISFHNYEDAPKLEKAIQGMSKMERPLICTEYMARTKNSLFSTCLPVMKKYRVGAINWGLVKGKTNTIYSWTEPMPNGQEPTVWFHDIFRPDGSAFDQRETTLIRQLTATNATAKPVAQR